A genomic window from Lactobacillus sp. ESL0677 includes:
- a CDS encoding ribonuclease HII, which translates to MTIKEIKQLLSDKVSGEELAALKADPRTGVQKLLASYYRRQKKSAQKQAAFLTRMQYERQFWAKGQIVAGVDEVGRGPLAGPVVTAAVIIDANFDLLDVNDSKKLSPQKRQELYPKILQEAVSVAVGVKSAQVIDEINIYEADRLAMAQAVKELDCRPDALLVDAMNVPVNLPQVRLIKGDAKSNSIAAASIVAKVFRDRLMTDYGKIYPQYQFAHNAGYGTSAHLAALEKYGPTPIHRKTFAPVSDFFKTK; encoded by the coding sequence ATGACAATTAAAGAAATAAAGCAGCTGCTTTCAGATAAAGTTAGTGGAGAAGAATTAGCTGCTCTCAAAGCTGACCCACGTACAGGCGTTCAAAAGCTATTGGCAAGTTACTATCGCCGGCAGAAAAAATCAGCGCAAAAACAGGCTGCCTTTTTAACCAGAATGCAATATGAACGACAATTTTGGGCTAAGGGGCAAATTGTGGCTGGTGTAGATGAAGTTGGTCGCGGGCCATTAGCTGGGCCGGTAGTCACGGCCGCAGTGATTATTGATGCCAATTTTGATTTGCTTGATGTGAATGATTCTAAGAAGCTAAGTCCACAAAAGCGGCAGGAATTATACCCGAAGATTTTGCAAGAAGCAGTTAGTGTTGCTGTGGGCGTTAAAAGTGCCCAAGTAATCGATGAGATTAATATTTATGAAGCAGACCGTTTGGCAATGGCGCAAGCTGTCAAGGAGCTTGATTGCAGGCCCGATGCATTATTAGTCGATGCAATGAATGTCCCCGTTAATTTACCGCAAGTGCGCCTGATCAAGGGGGATGCTAAGTCAAATTCGATTGCGGCAGCCTCGATTGTAGCGAAGGTCTTTCGTGATCGCTTGATGACCGATTACGGCAAAATTTACCCGCAATATCAATTTGCGCATAATGCCGGTTACGGCACTAGTGCCCATCTTGCTGCTTTAGAAAAGTACGGGCCAACACCAATTCACCGCAAGACTTTTGCACCAGTTAGTGACTTTTTTAAAACAAAATAG
- the ylqF gene encoding ribosome biogenesis GTPase YlqF gives MATIQWYPGHMNKARNQLEDKMGLIDVLVEVLDARIPQSSRNPMIEELVGTKPHLIILNKADLADPVLTKIWQKKLTEKGKFVMAIDSLHNTNMQVLVRMVKKAAADKIAKLEAKGASNPVIRIALAGIPNCGKSTIINRLVGRNVTAVGNKPGVTKGQTWLKTQSNIQILDTPGILWPKFDDQEVGYKLAAFGAIKDSIFHADDVALFLLKNLRKYYLADLAKFARTTKDQITQINDTDLLLAMTEVYGMRDDYDRFSLYLLQRLRKGKVGRITLDRP, from the coding sequence ATGGCGACAATTCAGTGGTATCCGGGACATATGAACAAGGCGCGCAACCAGCTTGAAGACAAGATGGGCTTAATTGATGTCTTAGTTGAAGTTTTAGACGCGCGCATCCCGCAATCATCAAGAAATCCAATGATTGAGGAGTTAGTAGGTACTAAGCCGCACCTAATCATTTTGAATAAGGCGGATTTGGCGGACCCAGTGCTAACTAAGATTTGGCAAAAAAAGCTTACGGAAAAAGGCAAATTCGTCATGGCGATAGACTCACTGCATAATACCAACATGCAGGTGTTAGTTCGGATGGTTAAAAAGGCGGCGGCTGATAAAATTGCTAAATTGGAGGCCAAGGGAGCTTCTAATCCGGTGATTAGAATTGCCCTTGCTGGTATTCCTAACTGTGGTAAGTCAACAATTATTAACCGGTTAGTTGGCCGAAATGTGACTGCTGTTGGAAATAAGCCGGGGGTAACCAAAGGTCAAACTTGGCTTAAGACGCAAAGCAATATTCAAATTTTGGATACACCGGGAATTTTGTGGCCTAAATTTGACGATCAAGAAGTCGGTTATAAATTAGCAGCTTTTGGCGCAATTAAGGACAGCATTTTTCACGCTGATGATGTGGCGCTATTTTTACTGAAAAATTTACGCAAATATTATCTCGCTGATTTAGCTAAATTTGCCCGAACAACTAAGGATCAAATTACGCAAATTAATGACACTGACTTATTGCTAGCGATGACTGAGGTTTATGGGATGCGGGACGACTATGACCGCTTTTCGTTATACTTGCTGCAGCGTCTGCGTAAGGGTAAGGTTGGTAGAATTACGCTGGACCGCCCATGA